In the genome of Pan troglodytes isolate AG18354 chromosome 15, NHGRI_mPanTro3-v2.0_pri, whole genome shotgun sequence, one region contains:
- the ZBTB25 gene encoding zinc finger and BTB domain-containing protein 25 isoform X3, translated as MFQQLAPASPQGIKFGILSLETQVLAELLILSQDSVITTMDTASHSLVLLQQLNMQREFGFLCDCTVAIGDVYFKAHRAVLAAFSNYFKMIFIHQTSECIKIQPTDIQPDIFSYLLHIMYTGKGPKQIVDHSRLEEGIRFLHADYLSHIATEMNQVFSPETVQSSNLYGIQISTTQKTVVKQGLEVKEAPSSNSGNRAAVQGDHPQLQLSLAIGLDDGTADQQRACPATQALEEHQKPPVSIKQERCDPESVISQSHPSPSSEVTGPTFTENSIKIHLCHYCGERFDSRSNLRQHLHTHVSGSLPFGVPASILESNDLGEVHPLNENSEALECRRLSSFIVKENEQQPDHTNRGTTEPLQISQVSLISKDTEPVELNCNFSFSRKRKMSCTICGHKFPRKSQLLEHMYTHKGKSYRYNRCQRFGNALAQRFQPYCDSWSDVSLKSSRLSQEHLDLPCALESELTQENVDTILVE; from the exons ATGTTTCAACAGTTAGCGCCCGCATCACCCCAAGGGATTAAATTTGGCATTCTTTCTCTTGAGACTCAAGTCCTGGCAGAGCTGTTGATCCTCTCACAAGATTCTGTCAT AACCACAATGGACACTGCCAGCCATAGCCTTGTTCTCCTCCAGCAGCTGAACATGCAGCgagaatttggttttctgtgtgaTTGCACAGTTGCAATTGGAGATGTTTACTTCAAAGCCCACAGAGCGGTGCTTGCTGCTTTTTCTAACTATTTCAAGATGATATTTATTCACCAAACAAG tgaATGCATAAAAATACAACCAACTGACATCCAACCTGACATATTCAGCTATTTGTTGCACATTATGTACACGGGGAAAGGGCCAAAACAGATTGTGGATCATAGTCGTTTGGAGGAAGGGATTCGATTTCTTCACGCCGACTACCTTTCTCACATTGCAACTGAAATGAATCAAGTGTTCTCACCAGAGACTGTGCAGTCCTCAAATTTATATGGCATTCAGATCTCAACAACCCAAAAAACAGTTGTCAAACAAGGACTGGAGGTCAAAGAAGCTCCTTCCAGTAACAGTGGAAACAGAGCTGCTGTCCAGGGTGACCACCCCCAGTTGCAGTTGTCTCTTGCTATTGGTCTGGATGATGGCACTGCAGACCAGCAGAGGGCCTGTCCTGCCACCCAGGCCCTGGAGGAGCACCAGAAGCCCCCAGTTTCCATCAAGCAGGAGAGATGTGACCCAGAATCTGTGATCTCCCAGAGCCACCCCTCACCCTCATCAGAGGTGACAGGCCCCACTTTTACTGAAAACAGTATCAAAATACACTTATGCCATTACTGTGGGGAACGTTTTGATTCCCGTAGTAACCTAAGGCAACATCTCCATACACATGTGTCTGGATCCCTGCCATTCGGTGTCCCTGCTTCCATTCTGGAAAGTAATGACCTTGGTGAAGTGCATCCCCTTAATGAAAACAGCGAGGCCCTTGAATGCCGCAGGCTCAGCTCCTTCATTGTTAAGGAGAATGAACAGCAGCCAGACCACACCAACCGGGGTACCACAGAGCCTTTGCAGATCAGTCAAGTATCTTTGATCTCCAAAGACACAGAGCCAGTAGAATTaaactgtaatttttctttttcaaggaaaagaaaaatgagctgtACCATCTGTGGTCATAAATTCCCTCGAAAGAGCCAATTGTTGgaacacatgtatacacacaaagGTAAATCTTACAGATATAACCGATGCCAAAGGTTTGGTAATGCATTGGCCCAGAGATTTCAGCCATACTGTGACAGCTGGTCTGATGTCTCCCTGAAAAGTTCTCGCTTGTCACAAGAACACTTAGACTTGCCTTGTGCCTTAGAGTCAGAGCTCACACAAGAAAATGTGGATACTATCCTAGTTGAGTAG
- the ZBTB25 gene encoding zinc finger and BTB domain-containing protein 25 isoform X2, whose translation MRGCFPTPSRCQTPAPLGPAAGPSLAVRLECSGNLALSRRFRVAQSPRPPDPTFRGPAASGPESLPPPCPTSPSPPLHPGSRGSASLAPRPHPFPSEHAGASFPTPTFTPELRGCLCFCTPWGKSPSHAVVCGEPVTLRLVPMLPPTESQLRTVAAALRARADPHPATGEGGRARTHARTHAHPGAGAPLSPATRHAVTWGHRGLPAREAAREAAEGCVSRRHCLQCAAWEPAPPARRSRPAAAAASGTTMDTASHSLVLLQQLNMQREFGFLCDCTVAIGDVYFKAHRAVLAAFSNYFKMIFIHQTSECIKIQPTDIQPDIFSYLLHIMYTGKGPKQIVDHSRLEEGIRFLHADYLSHIATEMNQVFSPETVQSSNLYGIQISTTQKTVVKQGLEVKEAPSSNSGNRAAVQGDHPQLQLSLAIGLDDGTADQQRACPATQALEEHQKPPVSIKQERCDPESVISQSHPSPSSEVTGPTFTENSIKIHLCHYCGERFDSRSNLRQHLHTHVSGSLPFGVPASILESNDLGEVHPLNENSEALECRRLSSFIVKENEQQPDHTNRGTTEPLQISQVSLISKDTEPVELNCNFSFSRKRKMSCTICGHKFPRKSQLLEHMYTHKDSKSPTLRS comes from the exons ATGCGAGGCTGCTTTCCCACTCCGTCCAGATGTCAGACCCCTGCCCCGTTGGGCCCAGCAGCTGGGCCGTCACTCGCGGTCCGCCTCGAGTGCTCCGGCAACCTCGCCCTGTCCCGTCGGTTCAGGGTCGCCCAGTCCCCGCGCCCCCCCGACCCCACCTTCCGTGGGCCTGCCGCCTCTGGCCCTGAGTCACTTCCCCCGCCATGCCCCACCTCGCCCAGTCCGCCTCTCCACCCAGGCTCCCGCGGCTCGGCCTCCCTGGCCCCGCGCCCTCATCCCTTCCCCAGCGAACACGCGGGCGcatccttccccacccccaccttcacCCCAGAACTGAGGGGGTGCCTGTGCTTTTGCACACCCTGGGGAAAGTCCCCGAGTCACGCGGTTGTTTGTGGGGAGCCTGTGACGCTCAGGCTTGTCCCTATGCTTCCGCCTACAGAGTCACAACTGCGAACTGTGGCGGCGGCACTCAGAGCGCGGGCCGACCCCCACCCGGCCACTGGGGAGGGAGGGCGCGCACgtacgcacgcacgcacgcacgcacacccCGGCGCTGGCGCCCCTCTTTCCCCTGCTACCAGACACGCGGTCACGTGGGGCCATCGCGGGCTGCCGGCGCGGGAAGCCGCGCGAGAGGCGGCCGAGGGGTGCGTGAGCCGGCGCCACTGCTTGCAGTGCGCGGCTTGGGAGCCCGCCCCTCCTGCACGGAGGAGTCGgcctgccgccgcggcggcatcTGG AACCACAATGGACACTGCCAGCCATAGCCTTGTTCTCCTCCAGCAGCTGAACATGCAGCgagaatttggttttctgtgtgaTTGCACAGTTGCAATTGGAGATGTTTACTTCAAAGCCCACAGAGCGGTGCTTGCTGCTTTTTCTAACTATTTCAAGATGATATTTATTCACCAAACAAG tgaATGCATAAAAATACAACCAACTGACATCCAACCTGACATATTCAGCTATTTGTTGCACATTATGTACACGGGGAAAGGGCCAAAACAGATTGTGGATCATAGTCGTTTGGAGGAAGGGATTCGATTTCTTCACGCCGACTACCTTTCTCACATTGCAACTGAAATGAATCAAGTGTTCTCACCAGAGACTGTGCAGTCCTCAAATTTATATGGCATTCAGATCTCAACAACCCAAAAAACAGTTGTCAAACAAGGACTGGAGGTCAAAGAAGCTCCTTCCAGTAACAGTGGAAACAGAGCTGCTGTCCAGGGTGACCACCCCCAGTTGCAGTTGTCTCTTGCTATTGGTCTGGATGATGGCACTGCAGACCAGCAGAGGGCCTGTCCTGCCACCCAGGCCCTGGAGGAGCACCAGAAGCCCCCAGTTTCCATCAAGCAGGAGAGATGTGACCCAGAATCTGTGATCTCCCAGAGCCACCCCTCACCCTCATCAGAGGTGACAGGCCCCACTTTTACTGAAAACAGTATCAAAATACACTTATGCCATTACTGTGGGGAACGTTTTGATTCCCGTAGTAACCTAAGGCAACATCTCCATACACATGTGTCTGGATCCCTGCCATTCGGTGTCCCTGCTTCCATTCTGGAAAGTAATGACCTTGGTGAAGTGCATCCCCTTAATGAAAACAGCGAGGCCCTTGAATGCCGCAGGCTCAGCTCCTTCATTGTTAAGGAGAATGAACAGCAGCCAGACCACACCAACCGGGGTACCACAGAGCCTTTGCAGATCAGTCAAGTATCTTTGATCTCCAAAGACACAGAGCCAGTAGAATTaaactgtaatttttctttttcaaggaaaagaaaaatgagctgtACCATCTGTGGTCATAAATTCCCTCGAAAGAGCCAATTGTTGgaacacatgtatacacacaaag
- the ZBTB25 gene encoding zinc finger and BTB domain-containing protein 25 isoform X1, with the protein MRGCFPTPSRCQTPAPLGPAAGPSLAVRLECSGNLALSRRFRVAQSPRPPDPTFRGPAASGPESLPPPCPTSPSPPLHPGSRGSASLAPRPHPFPSEHAGASFPTPTFTPELRGCLCFCTPWGKSPSHAVVCGEPVTLRLVPMLPPTESQLRTVAAALRARADPHPATGEGGRARTHARTHAHPGAGAPLSPATRHAVTWGHRGLPAREAAREAAEGCVSRRHCLQCAAWEPAPPARRSRPAAAAASGTTMDTASHSLVLLQQLNMQREFGFLCDCTVAIGDVYFKAHRAVLAAFSNYFKMIFIHQTSECIKIQPTDIQPDIFSYLLHIMYTGKGPKQIVDHSRLEEGIRFLHADYLSHIATEMNQVFSPETVQSSNLYGIQISTTQKTVVKQGLEVKEAPSSNSGNRAAVQGDHPQLQLSLAIGLDDGTADQQRACPATQALEEHQKPPVSIKQERCDPESVISQSHPSPSSEVTGPTFTENSIKIHLCHYCGERFDSRSNLRQHLHTHVSGSLPFGVPASILESNDLGEVHPLNENSEALECRRLSSFIVKENEQQPDHTNRGTTEPLQISQVSLISKDTEPVELNCNFSFSRKRKMSCTICGHKFPRKSQLLEHMYTHKGKSYRYNRCQRFGNALAQRFQPYCDSWSDVSLKSSRLSQEHLDLPCALESELTQENVDTILVE; encoded by the exons ATGCGAGGCTGCTTTCCCACTCCGTCCAGATGTCAGACCCCTGCCCCGTTGGGCCCAGCAGCTGGGCCGTCACTCGCGGTCCGCCTCGAGTGCTCCGGCAACCTCGCCCTGTCCCGTCGGTTCAGGGTCGCCCAGTCCCCGCGCCCCCCCGACCCCACCTTCCGTGGGCCTGCCGCCTCTGGCCCTGAGTCACTTCCCCCGCCATGCCCCACCTCGCCCAGTCCGCCTCTCCACCCAGGCTCCCGCGGCTCGGCCTCCCTGGCCCCGCGCCCTCATCCCTTCCCCAGCGAACACGCGGGCGcatccttccccacccccaccttcacCCCAGAACTGAGGGGGTGCCTGTGCTTTTGCACACCCTGGGGAAAGTCCCCGAGTCACGCGGTTGTTTGTGGGGAGCCTGTGACGCTCAGGCTTGTCCCTATGCTTCCGCCTACAGAGTCACAACTGCGAACTGTGGCGGCGGCACTCAGAGCGCGGGCCGACCCCCACCCGGCCACTGGGGAGGGAGGGCGCGCACgtacgcacgcacgcacgcacgcacacccCGGCGCTGGCGCCCCTCTTTCCCCTGCTACCAGACACGCGGTCACGTGGGGCCATCGCGGGCTGCCGGCGCGGGAAGCCGCGCGAGAGGCGGCCGAGGGGTGCGTGAGCCGGCGCCACTGCTTGCAGTGCGCGGCTTGGGAGCCCGCCCCTCCTGCACGGAGGAGTCGgcctgccgccgcggcggcatcTGG AACCACAATGGACACTGCCAGCCATAGCCTTGTTCTCCTCCAGCAGCTGAACATGCAGCgagaatttggttttctgtgtgaTTGCACAGTTGCAATTGGAGATGTTTACTTCAAAGCCCACAGAGCGGTGCTTGCTGCTTTTTCTAACTATTTCAAGATGATATTTATTCACCAAACAAG tgaATGCATAAAAATACAACCAACTGACATCCAACCTGACATATTCAGCTATTTGTTGCACATTATGTACACGGGGAAAGGGCCAAAACAGATTGTGGATCATAGTCGTTTGGAGGAAGGGATTCGATTTCTTCACGCCGACTACCTTTCTCACATTGCAACTGAAATGAATCAAGTGTTCTCACCAGAGACTGTGCAGTCCTCAAATTTATATGGCATTCAGATCTCAACAACCCAAAAAACAGTTGTCAAACAAGGACTGGAGGTCAAAGAAGCTCCTTCCAGTAACAGTGGAAACAGAGCTGCTGTCCAGGGTGACCACCCCCAGTTGCAGTTGTCTCTTGCTATTGGTCTGGATGATGGCACTGCAGACCAGCAGAGGGCCTGTCCTGCCACCCAGGCCCTGGAGGAGCACCAGAAGCCCCCAGTTTCCATCAAGCAGGAGAGATGTGACCCAGAATCTGTGATCTCCCAGAGCCACCCCTCACCCTCATCAGAGGTGACAGGCCCCACTTTTACTGAAAACAGTATCAAAATACACTTATGCCATTACTGTGGGGAACGTTTTGATTCCCGTAGTAACCTAAGGCAACATCTCCATACACATGTGTCTGGATCCCTGCCATTCGGTGTCCCTGCTTCCATTCTGGAAAGTAATGACCTTGGTGAAGTGCATCCCCTTAATGAAAACAGCGAGGCCCTTGAATGCCGCAGGCTCAGCTCCTTCATTGTTAAGGAGAATGAACAGCAGCCAGACCACACCAACCGGGGTACCACAGAGCCTTTGCAGATCAGTCAAGTATCTTTGATCTCCAAAGACACAGAGCCAGTAGAATTaaactgtaatttttctttttcaaggaaaagaaaaatgagctgtACCATCTGTGGTCATAAATTCCCTCGAAAGAGCCAATTGTTGgaacacatgtatacacacaaagGTAAATCTTACAGATATAACCGATGCCAAAGGTTTGGTAATGCATTGGCCCAGAGATTTCAGCCATACTGTGACAGCTGGTCTGATGTCTCCCTGAAAAGTTCTCGCTTGTCACAAGAACACTTAGACTTGCCTTGTGCCTTAGAGTCAGAGCTCACACAAGAAAATGTGGATACTATCCTAGTTGAGTAG
- the ZBTB25 gene encoding zinc finger and BTB domain-containing protein 25 isoform X4, which yields MDTASHSLVLLQQLNMQREFGFLCDCTVAIGDVYFKAHRAVLAAFSNYFKMIFIHQTSECIKIQPTDIQPDIFSYLLHIMYTGKGPKQIVDHSRLEEGIRFLHADYLSHIATEMNQVFSPETVQSSNLYGIQISTTQKTVVKQGLEVKEAPSSNSGNRAAVQGDHPQLQLSLAIGLDDGTADQQRACPATQALEEHQKPPVSIKQERCDPESVISQSHPSPSSEVTGPTFTENSIKIHLCHYCGERFDSRSNLRQHLHTHVSGSLPFGVPASILESNDLGEVHPLNENSEALECRRLSSFIVKENEQQPDHTNRGTTEPLQISQVSLISKDTEPVELNCNFSFSRKRKMSCTICGHKFPRKSQLLEHMYTHKGKSYRYNRCQRFGNALAQRFQPYCDSWSDVSLKSSRLSQEHLDLPCALESELTQENVDTILVE from the exons ATGGACACTGCCAGCCATAGCCTTGTTCTCCTCCAGCAGCTGAACATGCAGCgagaatttggttttctgtgtgaTTGCACAGTTGCAATTGGAGATGTTTACTTCAAAGCCCACAGAGCGGTGCTTGCTGCTTTTTCTAACTATTTCAAGATGATATTTATTCACCAAACAAG tgaATGCATAAAAATACAACCAACTGACATCCAACCTGACATATTCAGCTATTTGTTGCACATTATGTACACGGGGAAAGGGCCAAAACAGATTGTGGATCATAGTCGTTTGGAGGAAGGGATTCGATTTCTTCACGCCGACTACCTTTCTCACATTGCAACTGAAATGAATCAAGTGTTCTCACCAGAGACTGTGCAGTCCTCAAATTTATATGGCATTCAGATCTCAACAACCCAAAAAACAGTTGTCAAACAAGGACTGGAGGTCAAAGAAGCTCCTTCCAGTAACAGTGGAAACAGAGCTGCTGTCCAGGGTGACCACCCCCAGTTGCAGTTGTCTCTTGCTATTGGTCTGGATGATGGCACTGCAGACCAGCAGAGGGCCTGTCCTGCCACCCAGGCCCTGGAGGAGCACCAGAAGCCCCCAGTTTCCATCAAGCAGGAGAGATGTGACCCAGAATCTGTGATCTCCCAGAGCCACCCCTCACCCTCATCAGAGGTGACAGGCCCCACTTTTACTGAAAACAGTATCAAAATACACTTATGCCATTACTGTGGGGAACGTTTTGATTCCCGTAGTAACCTAAGGCAACATCTCCATACACATGTGTCTGGATCCCTGCCATTCGGTGTCCCTGCTTCCATTCTGGAAAGTAATGACCTTGGTGAAGTGCATCCCCTTAATGAAAACAGCGAGGCCCTTGAATGCCGCAGGCTCAGCTCCTTCATTGTTAAGGAGAATGAACAGCAGCCAGACCACACCAACCGGGGTACCACAGAGCCTTTGCAGATCAGTCAAGTATCTTTGATCTCCAAAGACACAGAGCCAGTAGAATTaaactgtaatttttctttttcaaggaaaagaaaaatgagctgtACCATCTGTGGTCATAAATTCCCTCGAAAGAGCCAATTGTTGgaacacatgtatacacacaaagGTAAATCTTACAGATATAACCGATGCCAAAGGTTTGGTAATGCATTGGCCCAGAGATTTCAGCCATACTGTGACAGCTGGTCTGATGTCTCCCTGAAAAGTTCTCGCTTGTCACAAGAACACTTAGACTTGCCTTGTGCCTTAGAGTCAGAGCTCACACAAGAAAATGTGGATACTATCCTAGTTGAGTAG
- the ZBTB25 gene encoding zinc finger and BTB domain-containing protein 25 isoform X5 produces MLGGRCGYCFHSQLVITSFLGQEDIPPFSIFKLCLSCSKQIRFFFLKLDPSYHRLLWHSVFGVIRCYQLRRQRIAQRSTWNLTAPSMFQQLAPASPQGIKFGILSLETQVLAELLILSQDSVITTMDTASHSLVLLQQLNMQREFGFLCDCTVAIGDVYFKAHRAVLAAFSNYFKMIFIHQTSECIKIQPTDIQPDIFSYLLHIMYTGKGPKQIVDHSRLEEGIRFLHADYLSHIATEMNQVFSPETVQSSNLYGIQISTTQKTVVKQGLEVKEAPSSNSGNRAAVQGDHPQLQLSLAIGLDDGTADQQRACPATQALEEHQKPPVSIKQERCDPESVISQSHPSPSSEVTGPTFTENSIKIHLCHYCGERFDSRSNLRQHLHTHVSGSLPFGVPASILESNDLGEVHPLNENSEALECRRLSSFIVKENEQQPDHTNRGTTEPLQISQVSLISKDTEPVELNCNFSFSRKRKMSCTICGHKFPRKSQLLEHMYTHKGKSYRYNRCQRFGNALAQRFQPYCDSWSDVSLKSSRLSQEHLDLPCALESELTQENVDTILVE; encoded by the exons ATGCTGGGAGGACGCTGCGGCTACTGTTTCCACTCCCAGCTTGTGATTACCTCGTTTCTAGGGCAAGAAGACATCCCCCCCTTTTCTATCTTCAAATTATGTTTATCTTGTTCTAAGCAAATCCggtttttctttttgaagctTGACCCATCTTATCACCGTCTTCTCTGGCACTCAGTATTTGGAGTAATCAGGTGTTACCAGTTGCGGAGGCAGCGCATAGCACAACGTAGTACCTGGAACCTGACGGCACCTAGCATGTTTCAACAGTTAGCGCCCGCATCACCCCAAGGGATTAAATTTGGCATTCTTTCTCTTGAGACTCAAGTCCTGGCAGAGCTGTTGATCCTCTCACAAGATTCTGTCAT AACCACAATGGACACTGCCAGCCATAGCCTTGTTCTCCTCCAGCAGCTGAACATGCAGCgagaatttggttttctgtgtgaTTGCACAGTTGCAATTGGAGATGTTTACTTCAAAGCCCACAGAGCGGTGCTTGCTGCTTTTTCTAACTATTTCAAGATGATATTTATTCACCAAACAAG tgaATGCATAAAAATACAACCAACTGACATCCAACCTGACATATTCAGCTATTTGTTGCACATTATGTACACGGGGAAAGGGCCAAAACAGATTGTGGATCATAGTCGTTTGGAGGAAGGGATTCGATTTCTTCACGCCGACTACCTTTCTCACATTGCAACTGAAATGAATCAAGTGTTCTCACCAGAGACTGTGCAGTCCTCAAATTTATATGGCATTCAGATCTCAACAACCCAAAAAACAGTTGTCAAACAAGGACTGGAGGTCAAAGAAGCTCCTTCCAGTAACAGTGGAAACAGAGCTGCTGTCCAGGGTGACCACCCCCAGTTGCAGTTGTCTCTTGCTATTGGTCTGGATGATGGCACTGCAGACCAGCAGAGGGCCTGTCCTGCCACCCAGGCCCTGGAGGAGCACCAGAAGCCCCCAGTTTCCATCAAGCAGGAGAGATGTGACCCAGAATCTGTGATCTCCCAGAGCCACCCCTCACCCTCATCAGAGGTGACAGGCCCCACTTTTACTGAAAACAGTATCAAAATACACTTATGCCATTACTGTGGGGAACGTTTTGATTCCCGTAGTAACCTAAGGCAACATCTCCATACACATGTGTCTGGATCCCTGCCATTCGGTGTCCCTGCTTCCATTCTGGAAAGTAATGACCTTGGTGAAGTGCATCCCCTTAATGAAAACAGCGAGGCCCTTGAATGCCGCAGGCTCAGCTCCTTCATTGTTAAGGAGAATGAACAGCAGCCAGACCACACCAACCGGGGTACCACAGAGCCTTTGCAGATCAGTCAAGTATCTTTGATCTCCAAAGACACAGAGCCAGTAGAATTaaactgtaatttttctttttcaaggaaaagaaaaatgagctgtACCATCTGTGGTCATAAATTCCCTCGAAAGAGCCAATTGTTGgaacacatgtatacacacaaagGTAAATCTTACAGATATAACCGATGCCAAAGGTTTGGTAATGCATTGGCCCAGAGATTTCAGCCATACTGTGACAGCTGGTCTGATGTCTCCCTGAAAAGTTCTCGCTTGTCACAAGAACACTTAGACTTGCCTTGTGCCTTAGAGTCAGAGCTCACACAAGAAAATGTGGATACTATCCTAGTTGAGTAG